Proteins from a single region of Labedella gwakjiensis:
- a CDS encoding DUF3097 domain-containing protein, which translates to MIDSRDPFDRYGGDVLAGDWRAAGRTVVPSVAVERDMVVEEAASGWVGAVVRADARMIELEDRRGKIRAFPLGSGFLIDGKPVVLTPPAAAKAAPKRTASGSFAVENLQARTARASRIYVEGRHDAELVEKVWGHDLRVEGVVVEYLGGIDDLASHLEEAKPSRDRRIGVLVDHLVEGSKESRIAASAVKPAYRDHVLIVGHPFIDVWQAVKPQRLGIEAWPTIPRNIEWKKGICRSFGWPHETQADIAAAWQHILSKVNTFGDLEPELLGRVEHLIDFVTEPTS; encoded by the coding sequence GTGATCGATTCCCGCGACCCCTTCGACCGGTACGGAGGCGACGTGCTCGCCGGTGATTGGCGTGCGGCCGGTCGCACGGTGGTCCCATCCGTCGCGGTGGAACGGGACATGGTGGTGGAGGAGGCGGCGTCCGGCTGGGTCGGTGCCGTCGTCCGTGCGGATGCCCGGATGATCGAGCTCGAGGATCGTCGGGGAAAGATTCGCGCCTTCCCGCTCGGCTCAGGCTTCCTCATCGACGGCAAGCCTGTCGTGCTCACGCCGCCGGCCGCCGCGAAGGCCGCACCGAAGCGCACCGCGTCGGGTTCCTTCGCCGTCGAGAACCTTCAGGCGCGCACGGCACGGGCCAGTCGCATCTACGTCGAGGGGCGGCACGACGCCGAGCTCGTCGAGAAGGTGTGGGGGCACGACCTCCGGGTGGAGGGGGTCGTCGTCGAGTACCTCGGCGGCATCGACGACCTCGCGAGCCATCTCGAGGAGGCGAAGCCCTCGCGCGATCGTCGGATCGGAGTGCTCGTCGATCACCTCGTCGAGGGTTCGAAGGAGAGTCGTATCGCCGCGAGCGCGGTGAAGCCTGCATACCGCGATCACGTGCTCATCGTGGGGCACCCGTTCATCGACGTGTGGCAGGCGGTGAAGCCGCAGCGCCTCGGCATCGAGGCGTGGCCCACGATCCCGCGGAACATCGAGTGGAAGAAGGGGATATGCCGGTCGTTCGGCTGGCCCCACGAGACGCAGGCCGACATCGCGGCGGCGTGGCAGCACATCCTCTCGAAGGTGAACACCTTCGGTGACCTCGAGCCGGAGCTCCTCGGCCGCGTCGAGCACCTCATCGACTTCGTCACCGAACCCACCTCCTGA
- a CDS encoding PspA/IM30 family protein, whose product MSKQSIFGRISQLARANINALLDQAEDPQKMLDQMVRDYTNSIADAESAIAETIGNLRLLEQDHAEDVRAAQEWGQKAIAASRKGDELRAAGNTVDADKFDNLAKVALQRQLSEEREARAAEPQISAQTQVVDKLKSGLDNMKGKLEQLKSKRSELIARAKTAEAQQRVHDAVKSIDIMDPTSEVSRFEDKIRREEAKAAGQAELAASSLDAQFESLEDLGELTEVEARLAALKSGGSATPLPAVEATPGTSYTPGQ is encoded by the coding sequence ATGAGCAAGCAGTCCATCTTCGGCCGCATCAGCCAGCTCGCCCGCGCCAACATCAACGCCCTCCTGGACCAGGCGGAGGACCCCCAGAAGATGCTCGACCAGATGGTGCGGGACTACACCAACTCGATCGCCGACGCCGAGAGCGCCATCGCCGAGACCATCGGAAACCTCCGCCTGCTCGAGCAGGACCACGCCGAGGACGTCCGCGCCGCACAGGAGTGGGGCCAGAAGGCCATCGCCGCGAGCCGCAAGGGCGACGAGCTCCGAGCCGCCGGCAACACCGTGGATGCCGACAAGTTCGACAACCTCGCGAAGGTCGCGCTCCAGCGCCAGCTGAGCGAGGAGCGCGAGGCGCGCGCCGCCGAGCCCCAGATCAGCGCGCAGACGCAGGTCGTCGACAAACTCAAGTCGGGCCTCGACAACATGAAGGGCAAGCTCGAGCAGCTCAAGTCGAAGCGCAGCGAGCTGATCGCACGCGCGAAGACGGCCGAGGCGCAGCAGCGCGTGCACGACGCGGTCAAGAGCATCGACATCATGGACCCGACGAGCGAGGTCTCCCGCTTCGAGGACAAGATCCGCCGCGAGGAGGCGAAGGCGGCCGGCCAGGCCGAGCTCGCCGCGTCGAGCCTCGACGCCCAGTTCGAGTCGCTCGAGGACCTGGGCGAGCTCACCGAGGTGGAGGCTCGCCTGGCCGCCCTGAAGAGCGGCGGATCGGCGACTCCGCTCCCCGCCGTCGAGGCCACTCCGGGCACCTCCTACACGCCGGGACAGTGA
- a CDS encoding crotonase/enoyl-CoA hydratase family protein has translation MTTEQLILTERRGHVLLIGLNRPEKRNAATFDMLRSLAAAYGELDADPELRVGVVWAVGDHFTGGLDLADIGPRLGSDGLDFVPDGGIHPWQVEGRSVRKPIVMATQGTCFTLGIELALASDIVVAATDTSFAQLEVSRGILPFGGATIRFPRAAGWGNAMRWILTGDPFDAEEAHRIGLVQELTQPGEQLDRALEIAQRIAAQAPLAVQATLANARAAVREGDAAAEADLGPALAALAASEDAAIGMRAFATRTTADFVGR, from the coding sequence ATGACGACGGAGCAACTGATCCTCACCGAACGCCGGGGGCATGTCCTTCTCATCGGCCTGAATCGTCCGGAGAAGCGAAACGCCGCCACGTTCGACATGCTGCGTTCTCTCGCGGCCGCCTACGGCGAGCTCGACGCCGACCCGGAGTTGCGAGTCGGTGTGGTCTGGGCCGTCGGCGACCACTTCACGGGAGGGCTCGACCTGGCCGACATCGGCCCGCGGCTCGGGTCCGACGGCCTCGACTTCGTGCCAGATGGAGGCATCCACCCGTGGCAGGTGGAGGGGCGCAGTGTCCGCAAACCCATCGTGATGGCCACCCAGGGCACCTGCTTCACGCTCGGGATCGAGCTCGCCCTCGCGAGCGACATCGTCGTGGCCGCAACCGATACGAGCTTCGCCCAGTTGGAAGTGTCGAGGGGCATCCTCCCGTTCGGCGGCGCCACCATCCGTTTCCCCCGCGCCGCCGGATGGGGGAACGCGATGCGCTGGATCCTCACCGGCGACCCCTTCGACGCCGAGGAAGCCCACCGTATCGGCCTCGTGCAGGAGCTCACCCAACCGGGAGAGCAGCTCGATCGGGCGCTCGAGATCGCGCAGCGGATCGCCGCACAAGCGCCGCTCGCCGTGCAGGCCACGCTTGCGAACGCGCGGGCGGCCGTCCGCGAGGGCGACGCCGCGGCGGAAGCCGACCTGGGTCCGGCACTCGCCGCCCTCGCCGCGAGCGAGGACGCCGCTATCGGCATGCGCGCCTTCGCCACCCGAACAACCGCCGACTTCGTCGGGCGCTGA
- a CDS encoding ABC transporter permease → MGRRGRLDQVTSAVHEGVGAVDSGRRRRRATAPAALGLLPFGAYVAVFLALPTGIALASGLFTSDGAFTLENLSALADPVILGAFWNSIWLSFLTAAIGAVVGAALSYAMLGFPEDGRARSIVDAASGVLAQFGGVMLAFAFIATIGLQGVVTVFLRDVFGVDIFADGAWIYELPGLVLPYIYFQVPLMVITFLPALAGLKPQWMEATLTLGGTPATFWWKVGIPVLAPSFFASFLLLIANAFSSYATAAALSSQGSSIVPLQIRTALTSETVLGRENVAGVLALGMIVIMAVVMCAYALVQRRAARWQA, encoded by the coding sequence ATGGGCCGCCGCGGTCGGCTAGACCAGGTGACCTCAGCAGTTCACGAGGGCGTCGGTGCCGTCGACTCCGGTCGACGGCGCCGACGCGCCACAGCCCCTGCAGCCCTCGGGCTGCTCCCGTTCGGTGCATACGTCGCCGTTTTCCTGGCCCTCCCAACGGGTATCGCTCTTGCGAGCGGCCTCTTCACCTCCGACGGCGCCTTCACCCTGGAGAACCTCTCGGCTCTCGCCGACCCGGTGATCCTCGGCGCGTTCTGGAACTCGATCTGGCTGTCGTTCCTCACGGCGGCGATCGGAGCCGTCGTGGGCGCGGCGCTCAGCTACGCCATGCTCGGCTTCCCCGAGGACGGCCGTGCTCGATCGATCGTTGACGCCGCGAGCGGTGTGCTCGCGCAGTTCGGCGGCGTGATGCTCGCGTTCGCGTTCATCGCGACGATCGGTCTGCAGGGCGTCGTCACCGTGTTCCTGCGTGACGTGTTCGGCGTCGACATCTTCGCCGACGGCGCCTGGATCTACGAGCTTCCCGGCCTCGTCCTGCCGTACATCTACTTTCAGGTACCGCTCATGGTGATCACGTTCCTCCCGGCGCTCGCGGGCCTCAAGCCGCAGTGGATGGAGGCGACGCTGACGCTCGGAGGCACGCCGGCGACGTTCTGGTGGAAGGTGGGGATACCGGTGCTCGCGCCGTCGTTCTTCGCGAGCTTCCTGCTCCTCATCGCGAACGCGTTCTCGTCGTACGCCACGGCGGCGGCTCTGTCGAGTCAGGGCTCGTCGATCGTGCCGCTGCAGATCCGGACGGCGCTCACGAGCGAGACGGTGCTGGGCCGCGAGAACGTGGCGGGTGTGCTCGCGCTCGGCATGATCGTGATCATGGCCGTGGTCATGTGCGCGTACGCGCTCGTGCAGAGGAGGGCCGCTCGATGGCAGGCCTGA
- a CDS encoding ABC transporter substrate-binding protein, with product MSTRRGIAALAAAASITLLLGACSSGGADASGGDASTDAATATSLADFGSLADLEAAAKAEGQLNVIALPRDWANYGAVLDAFAAKYPEITINEASPDASSAEEIQAAETNKGLDTAPDVFDLGLTVALENTDTFAPYKVENWDSIPDELKEESGLFTGDYGGYMSIGYDSSKFDAPESLEDLLGSDFKGSVAINGDPTQAGAAFAAVGLATVQNGGDLDDFGPGIEFFKELNAAGNMLKLDVTSATVASGETPVVFDWDYLNVAHTADNPDWKVKILPGTGYAGYYNQAVNADAPHPAAARLWQEFLYSDEAQNLWLAGGARPVLADAMEEAGTIDADLFEALPEAPSEVVVPTSDQSAAAGELLGSEWAAAVG from the coding sequence ATGTCCACACGTCGAGGCATCGCCGCACTCGCGGCCGCTGCGTCCATCACCCTGCTCCTCGGAGCATGCTCGTCCGGAGGAGCCGACGCCTCAGGCGGCGACGCATCGACGGACGCCGCGACGGCCACGAGCCTCGCCGACTTCGGCTCGCTCGCCGACCTCGAGGCCGCCGCGAAGGCGGAGGGGCAGCTCAACGTCATCGCCCTCCCGCGCGACTGGGCCAACTACGGTGCCGTCCTCGACGCGTTCGCCGCGAAGTACCCGGAGATCACCATCAACGAGGCGTCGCCCGACGCGTCGAGCGCCGAGGAGATCCAGGCGGCCGAGACCAACAAGGGCCTCGACACCGCGCCTGACGTCTTCGACCTCGGCCTCACGGTCGCCCTCGAGAACACCGACACCTTCGCCCCGTACAAGGTGGAGAACTGGGACTCGATCCCCGACGAGCTGAAGGAGGAGAGCGGACTCTTCACGGGCGACTACGGCGGATACATGTCGATCGGCTACGACTCCTCCAAGTTCGACGCGCCCGAGTCGCTCGAGGACCTCCTCGGCTCCGACTTCAAGGGCTCCGTCGCGATCAACGGCGACCCGACCCAGGCCGGTGCCGCATTTGCCGCCGTGGGTCTCGCGACCGTGCAGAACGGCGGTGACCTCGACGACTTCGGCCCCGGCATCGAGTTCTTCAAGGAACTCAACGCCGCTGGAAACATGCTGAAGCTCGACGTCACGAGCGCAACGGTCGCCTCCGGTGAGACCCCCGTCGTCTTCGACTGGGACTACCTGAACGTCGCCCACACGGCGGACAACCCCGACTGGAAGGTCAAGATCCTCCCGGGTACGGGCTACGCGGGCTACTACAACCAGGCTGTGAACGCCGACGCACCGCACCCCGCCGCAGCGCGCCTCTGGCAGGAGTTCCTCTACAGCGACGAGGCGCAGAACCTGTGGCTCGCCGGTGGTGCCCGCCCAGTGCTCGCCGACGCGATGGAGGAGGCTGGGACCATCGACGCCGACCTCTTCGAGGCGCTCCCCGAGGCTCCGTCTGAGGTCGTCGTGCCGACGTCCGACCAGAGTGCCGCTGCCGGCGAGCTCCTCGGCAGCGAATGGGCCGCCGCGGTCGGCTAG
- a CDS encoding ABC transporter permease, with product MAGLTRTGTVRATIAPRRPTTWLILGVVGLVFLIPIASMVAFTFRTSGGGYDLSHWVALVDPANAGKYAPIWKGLQGSLVLALTTVAIVLFLLAPTMILVTLRFPKLRRPLEFLCLLPLSIPAIVLVVGLAPIYLSIGRTVGTGVWTLAFAYGVTVLPYAYRAIQANLDAIDVRTLSEAARSLGAGWGSVLFRVLAPNLRVGLLSASLISVAVVLGEFTIASLLNRQNLQTALFVVNKQDPYVAVILALLALLFAFLLLLAIGRVGTATALRRSTPRKDPT from the coding sequence ATGGCAGGCCTGACCCGGACGGGTACCGTCCGCGCAACGATCGCTCCGCGCCGCCCCACGACCTGGCTCATTCTCGGTGTCGTCGGGCTCGTGTTCCTCATCCCGATCGCGTCCATGGTGGCCTTCACGTTCCGCACCTCGGGTGGCGGCTACGACCTCAGCCACTGGGTCGCGCTCGTCGACCCGGCGAACGCGGGGAAGTACGCGCCGATCTGGAAGGGGCTGCAGGGATCTCTCGTGCTGGCCCTCACCACCGTGGCGATCGTCCTCTTCCTCCTGGCCCCCACGATGATCCTCGTGACGCTGCGCTTCCCGAAGCTGCGGCGACCGCTCGAGTTCCTCTGCCTCCTCCCGCTTTCGATCCCTGCGATCGTGCTCGTGGTGGGACTCGCTCCCATATATCTGTCGATCGGTCGCACCGTGGGAACCGGTGTGTGGACGCTCGCCTTCGCGTACGGCGTGACGGTGCTTCCGTACGCCTACCGCGCGATCCAGGCGAACCTCGACGCGATCGACGTCCGCACCCTCTCGGAGGCCGCCCGCTCGCTCGGCGCCGGATGGGGGAGCGTGCTCTTCCGTGTCCTCGCACCGAACCTCCGCGTCGGGCTGCTGTCCGCCTCGCTCATCTCGGTGGCCGTGGTGCTCGGTGAGTTCACGATCGCGTCGCTGCTCAACAGGCAGAACCTCCAGACGGCGCTCTTCGTCGTCAACAAGCAGGACCCCTACGTCGCGGTGATCCTCGCGCTCCTCGCGCTGCTCTTCGCCTTCCTCCTGCTGCTCGCCATCGGTCGCGTCGGCACGGCGACGGCCCTTCGACGCTCCACTCCGCGAAAGGACCCGACATGA
- a CDS encoding dihydrolipoyl dehydrogenase family protein, giving the protein MTDTTESTPTDQWDLIVIGAGAVGENVADYATKGGLRVVIVEAELVGGECSYWACMPSKALLRPATVRLAAQRVAGASAAVTGELDVAAVLERRTSFTSEWNDASQVEWLQGAGIDLVRGRARIVGDRRVDVTQPDGTVRTLTATHAVALCTGSVPTMPPIDGLAEAKPWTSREATSVTEIPSSVAIVGGGVVASELATIYRSLGAEVTVVIRGRLLGTLEDIASERVQKSLEESGVRIVVGSPSSVHRGDDGRVTIALGEDDEPIVADEIVVATGRHPATSDLGLEEVGVTPKDLHVDDSMRVSGVHGDWLYAVGDVNGRALLTHQGKYQARAAGLAIAARAAGTLPSSPSARPEPWSDYAATADHEHVPSVVFTEPEVATVGLTSTAATEAGYPVRVVDYDLGSVAGAAVHSDGYSGAVRAVIDTERRVILGMTFVGQDVSEMLHAATIAVVGEVSLDRLWHAVPAYPTMNEVWLRLLETERYA; this is encoded by the coding sequence ATGACCGACACCACCGAATCCACCCCGACCGACCAGTGGGATCTCATCGTCATCGGCGCGGGTGCCGTCGGCGAGAACGTGGCGGACTACGCCACGAAGGGAGGACTCCGCGTGGTGATCGTGGAGGCCGAGCTCGTGGGCGGTGAGTGCTCGTACTGGGCGTGCATGCCCTCGAAGGCGCTTCTCCGCCCCGCGACCGTGAGACTCGCGGCACAGCGTGTGGCCGGCGCGAGCGCGGCCGTCACCGGTGAACTCGATGTGGCCGCCGTGCTCGAGCGGCGTACGAGCTTCACGAGCGAGTGGAACGACGCGAGTCAGGTCGAGTGGCTGCAGGGCGCGGGGATCGACCTGGTGCGCGGCCGGGCGCGCATCGTGGGCGACCGTCGCGTGGACGTGACGCAGCCGGACGGCACCGTGCGCACCCTCACAGCCACGCACGCCGTGGCCCTGTGCACCGGGTCCGTGCCCACGATGCCTCCCATCGACGGCCTCGCGGAGGCGAAGCCGTGGACGAGCCGTGAGGCCACGAGCGTCACCGAGATCCCGTCGTCGGTCGCGATCGTCGGCGGCGGAGTGGTCGCATCCGAACTCGCGACGATCTACCGGTCCCTCGGAGCGGAGGTCACCGTCGTGATCCGTGGACGCCTGCTCGGAACGCTCGAGGACATCGCATCAGAGCGCGTGCAGAAGAGCCTCGAGGAGTCCGGCGTCCGGATCGTCGTCGGCTCCCCGTCGAGCGTGCACCGCGGCGACGACGGCCGCGTCACGATCGCCCTCGGCGAGGACGACGAGCCGATCGTCGCCGACGAGATCGTCGTGGCGACGGGTCGGCACCCGGCCACATCGGACCTCGGACTCGAGGAGGTCGGCGTCACACCGAAGGACCTCCACGTCGACGACTCGATGCGCGTGTCCGGCGTTCACGGCGACTGGCTCTACGCCGTGGGCGACGTCAACGGCCGTGCCCTCCTGACCCACCAGGGCAAGTACCAGGCGCGTGCCGCCGGGCTCGCCATCGCGGCTCGCGCCGCCGGTACCCTCCCGTCCTCCCCCTCTGCTCGTCCCGAGCCGTGGAGCGACTACGCCGCCACCGCCGATCACGAGCATGTTCCGTCCGTCGTGTTCACCGAGCCCGAGGTCGCCACCGTCGGGCTCACCTCGACGGCCGCGACCGAGGCGGGCTATCCCGTGCGCGTCGTGGACTACGACCTCGGCTCGGTCGCCGGCGCCGCGGTGCATTCCGACGGATACTCCGGTGCCGTCCGCGCGGTCATCGACACGGAGCGGCGCGTGATCCTCGGAATGACGTTCGTGGGTCAGGACGTGTCCGAGATGCTGCACGCGGCGACCATCGCCGTGGTGGGAGAGGTATCCCTCGACCGCTTGTGGCACGCGGTGCCCGCGTACCCGACCATGAACGAGGTCTGGCTGCGCCTGCTCGAGACGGAACGGTACGCGTAG
- a CDS encoding TPM domain-containing protein, producing the protein MLARFGTAIAAVVIAASMTLLPTSVASASPDETTLPADVTSILSTETPVDLGSEHVVDNAGVLDAGGVTAIEDAIGELQREDVDLWVVYVDEFSSPADAEEWANTTAEQNGLGPNQYLLAVATDARTYYLSGDTSGPVSGDQLTSIELDQILPQLRDEDWAGAGVAAADGLRGVVSGSYGSNGSGFFWVLIIGVVVVGAIIFFVVRSRRRTQGAPTGGPAAVPLPELERQAGVALVQTDDAVRTSEQELSFAVAQYGSDATTPFRGSIDAAKAKLTEAFTLKQQLDDHIEDTEQQKREWNTRIIALCDEADDALDAQAVSFAELRAIEAKAPEALATIRTETGSTSARLPGTGQRLDAARARLAPSALEPVADNVREADGLLAFASERFTEADTAIAAQRSGEAAVAIRAAETAVDQAISLLDAVDRRLEQLDHAEQAIPGLLSELDADIAAARARGERGGDLAAAVAAAETVATDVRAARSSGAPGDPVATLDRLTAAETSIESATAEVRQADEAARRAASLLGSVLVSARAKVSAAEDFISSRRGTISEEARTRLASAGQSLVRAEQLAPTDPAAALENAQRAESLASDAMRAAQVDVTSYSSGRMSTGSGIGDATAGAVIGNILTDMLLGGGGNRGGYGGGGIFGGGGGGFGGGFGGSGRSRSGGGSFGGSRSRSSFGGSRGGGGRSRSGGGRF; encoded by the coding sequence ATGCTCGCGAGGTTCGGAACGGCGATCGCCGCTGTCGTCATCGCCGCGTCGATGACCCTCCTCCCCACGTCGGTGGCGTCCGCATCACCCGACGAGACGACCCTCCCGGCCGACGTGACCTCCATCCTGTCGACCGAGACACCGGTCGACCTCGGCTCCGAGCACGTCGTCGACAATGCCGGAGTGCTCGACGCCGGCGGGGTGACCGCGATCGAGGACGCCATCGGCGAGCTCCAGCGGGAGGACGTCGATCTCTGGGTCGTCTACGTCGACGAGTTCTCCTCCCCCGCCGACGCGGAGGAATGGGCGAACACCACAGCGGAGCAGAACGGCCTCGGACCGAATCAGTACCTCCTCGCCGTTGCGACGGATGCGCGCACCTACTATCTCTCGGGCGACACGTCCGGCCCCGTCTCGGGAGACCAGCTCACCTCGATCGAGCTGGACCAGATCCTCCCCCAGCTGCGTGACGAGGACTGGGCCGGTGCCGGCGTCGCCGCTGCAGACGGCCTCCGCGGCGTCGTCTCGGGGAGCTACGGATCGAACGGATCCGGCTTCTTCTGGGTGCTCATCATCGGCGTCGTCGTGGTCGGCGCCATCATCTTCTTCGTGGTCCGTTCACGGCGCCGCACGCAGGGTGCGCCGACCGGCGGGCCGGCGGCCGTTCCGCTGCCCGAGCTCGAGAGGCAGGCGGGCGTCGCCCTCGTGCAGACGGACGACGCGGTGCGGACGAGCGAGCAGGAGCTCAGCTTCGCCGTCGCCCAGTACGGCTCCGACGCGACAACGCCGTTCCGTGGGTCGATCGACGCCGCCAAGGCGAAGCTCACGGAGGCCTTCACGCTCAAGCAGCAGCTCGACGACCACATCGAGGACACCGAGCAGCAGAAGCGGGAATGGAACACCCGCATCATCGCGCTGTGCGACGAGGCCGACGACGCGCTCGACGCCCAGGCCGTCTCCTTCGCCGAGCTGCGGGCGATCGAGGCGAAGGCGCCGGAGGCTCTCGCGACGATCCGCACGGAAACGGGATCGACGAGCGCGCGTCTGCCCGGCACGGGTCAGCGCCTCGATGCGGCACGCGCGCGTCTCGCCCCGAGCGCCCTCGAGCCCGTCGCTGACAACGTGAGGGAGGCCGATGGGCTGCTCGCGTTCGCCTCCGAACGCTTCACGGAGGCGGACACCGCCATCGCCGCCCAGCGCAGCGGCGAGGCCGCCGTCGCCATCCGCGCGGCGGAGACGGCCGTCGACCAGGCCATCTCCCTCCTCGATGCGGTCGACCGCCGCCTCGAGCAGCTCGACCACGCCGAGCAGGCGATCCCCGGCCTGCTCTCCGAGCTCGATGCCGACATCGCCGCGGCCCGTGCACGCGGCGAGCGCGGCGGCGACCTCGCCGCCGCCGTCGCCGCGGCCGAGACCGTCGCCACCGACGTCCGCGCGGCCCGCTCGTCCGGCGCACCCGGAGACCCCGTCGCGACACTCGACCGCCTCACTGCCGCCGAGACGTCCATCGAGTCCGCGACCGCCGAGGTCCGTCAAGCGGACGAGGCCGCCCGGCGCGCAGCGAGCCTGCTCGGCTCCGTCCTCGTCTCCGCTCGCGCGAAGGTCAGCGCGGCCGAGGACTTCATCAGCTCCCGCCGCGGCACCATCTCGGAAGAGGCGCGCACGCGACTCGCGAGCGCCGGTCAGTCCCTCGTCCGTGCCGAGCAGCTGGCCCCGACCGATCCGGCCGCCGCGCTCGAGAACGCCCAGCGCGCCGAGTCGCTCGCGTCCGACGCGATGCGCGCAGCGCAGGTGGACGTGACCTCCTACTCCTCCGGCCGCATGTCCACGGGCAGCGGGATCGGGGATGCCACGGCGGGCGCCGTGATCGGGAACATCCTCACGGACATGCTCCTCGGCGGCGGGGGTAATCGCGGCGGCTACGGAGGCGGCGGCATCTTCGGCGGGGGCGGGGGCGGTTTCGGTGGGGGCTTCGGCGGAAGCGGACGATCCCGCTCCGGCGGCGGCAGTTTCGGCGGCTCCCGATCCCGTTCGAGCTTCGGCGGATCCCGCGGAGGCGGCGGTCGATCGCGATCGGGCGGCGGACGCTTCTGA
- a CDS encoding arginase family protein, protein MARFVVVPQWQGSGSDRAMRLATGAARIAEDLPRSATEYVDVPLEAGSALDTGVVRASSVLRVREELAATLGQGQGPAVTVGGDCGVELAAVEHAASLDHGIAVVWFDAHADLNVPEESPSGAFHGMVLRSILGDGPPAFASRSAVQPSRTVLAGVRSMDPGEEAFAAESGVAVLAGTEASTEAILAALRATGATSVYVHIDLDVLDPASVTAVNHPEPFGLSVSDLLDAVKSIRAEFELAGAGIMEFAPADEVPGGVTDPDAGDDLTTILRLIAALRA, encoded by the coding sequence ATGGCCCGCTTCGTCGTGGTGCCGCAGTGGCAGGGATCGGGTTCCGATCGTGCGATGCGGCTCGCGACCGGCGCGGCGCGGATCGCGGAGGATCTGCCGAGATCCGCCACCGAGTACGTCGACGTGCCGCTCGAGGCGGGCTCGGCGCTCGACACGGGCGTCGTCCGCGCCTCGTCCGTCCTGCGAGTGCGCGAGGAACTCGCCGCGACGCTCGGTCAAGGGCAGGGACCGGCCGTGACGGTCGGTGGCGACTGCGGAGTGGAACTCGCGGCCGTCGAACACGCCGCATCCCTCGATCACGGGATCGCCGTGGTCTGGTTCGACGCCCACGCCGACCTCAACGTGCCGGAGGAGTCGCCGTCCGGCGCCTTCCACGGGATGGTGCTCCGCTCCATTCTCGGCGACGGTCCCCCGGCTTTCGCCTCCCGTTCGGCGGTGCAGCCGTCGCGCACCGTCCTCGCGGGGGTGCGCTCCATGGACCCGGGCGAGGAGGCGTTCGCCGCCGAGTCGGGGGTCGCCGTGCTCGCGGGGACCGAGGCCTCCACCGAAGCGATCCTCGCCGCACTGCGCGCGACCGGCGCGACGAGCGTCTACGTGCACATCGACCTCGACGTCCTCGATCCCGCGTCGGTCACCGCCGTGAACCACCCGGAGCCGTTCGGCCTGTCCGTCTCCGATCTGCTCGATGCGGTGAAGTCGATCCGCGCCGAGTTCGAGCTCGCTGGAGCCGGGATCATGGAGTTCGCCCCGGCCGACGAGGTGCCGGGCGGTGTGACGGACCCGGATGCCGGCGACGACCTCACGACGATCCTCCGCCTCATCGCCGCGCTGCGGGCCTGA